One Porphyromonas pogonae genomic region harbors:
- a CDS encoding S46 family peptidase has translation MKKTLSFFMLLFVCVTYSYADEGMWLMQQLGRKYAEMKARGLKLKEYDLYNPNGSSLKDAVVIFDRGCTGEIVSSQGLVLTNHHCGYDAIQQLSSVEHNYLDDGYWAMDFKHELPAQGVTVTFIDKIEDVTSYVKEELKNITDPNSMAYLSPKYLDGLALKKVGEQYLKSHPGIEVEIKAFYDGNMYLMFTKKIYSDIRFVGAPPSSIGKFGADTDNWMWPRHAGDFSVFRIYADKDGNPAPYSERNVPLKPKKWFNISTGGVQKGDFAMIMGFPGTTHRFYTPREVDEWKSIDNDIRIRMRSIRQEVMLREMLADPKIKIMYSAKYASSQNAYKRAIGANWAIEKRDLRAAKLKQEQDLLAWGKKNGRDSYKKAVDNISATVDKRKDLRTRLWYLEEGILRGIEFAEAPFFPKELSADFSSKPDEVIKMIDSQYHKFYNKDYSPEVDRKIAKAMLLEYTKQIDKQYWPVALREGITEKESVDAYVDYIFDNSVFASADKYKKFVSDKSKFEETIKADPMSRFAESVMREYFTLKKEVAKYDDPINQSRKVYVGGLMDLKGQPNLWPDANFTLRFTYGEVKGYSPSDAIDYGHQTYLKGVMEKEDPNNWEFVVDKKLKDIYNQKHYGYYGGKYGKKGRWGVIAPDGKVKMPVDFCATTHTTGGNSGSPVLDARGNLIGLNFDRNWEGVGGDIQYLPDYQRSIIVDIRYVLMVIQEMGGCERLIDEMNFSK, from the coding sequence ATGAAAAAAACTCTTTCTTTTTTTATGCTACTCTTTGTTTGTGTGACGTATAGTTATGCTGATGAAGGGATGTGGCTCATGCAGCAGCTTGGGCGCAAATATGCCGAAATGAAAGCCCGAGGGCTTAAACTCAAAGAGTATGACTTGTACAACCCCAACGGATCCAGCCTCAAAGACGCTGTAGTGATATTCGACAGGGGTTGTACCGGCGAGATTGTTTCCTCACAAGGGTTGGTCTTGACCAATCATCATTGTGGCTATGATGCCATACAACAGCTTAGTTCTGTAGAGCATAACTATCTGGATGATGGTTATTGGGCTATGGATTTTAAGCATGAACTCCCTGCCCAAGGGGTCACCGTAACATTTATTGATAAGATAGAAGATGTGACGTCTTATGTAAAAGAGGAGCTCAAAAACATTACTGACCCAAACAGTATGGCTTATCTGTCTCCTAAATATCTTGATGGGTTGGCTCTGAAAAAGGTAGGCGAGCAATACCTCAAGTCACATCCCGGTATTGAGGTGGAGATAAAAGCCTTTTATGATGGCAATATGTATCTCATGTTTACCAAGAAGATTTACTCTGACATCAGATTTGTAGGAGCTCCTCCCAGTTCTATAGGGAAGTTTGGTGCCGATACAGATAATTGGATGTGGCCAAGACATGCAGGGGATTTCTCTGTTTTCCGTATCTATGCTGATAAAGACGGCAATCCGGCCCCTTATTCTGAGCGTAATGTCCCACTCAAACCAAAGAAGTGGTTTAATATTTCTACAGGAGGTGTGCAGAAGGGTGATTTCGCCATGATTATGGGATTTCCCGGTACAACCCACCGTTTTTATACACCTCGTGAAGTGGATGAGTGGAAGAGTATTGACAATGATATACGCATACGCATGAGGTCGATACGTCAAGAGGTTATGCTCAGAGAGATGCTCGCTGACCCGAAGATCAAGATCATGTACTCTGCAAAATATGCATCATCGCAAAATGCTTACAAGCGTGCTATTGGAGCCAATTGGGCAATAGAGAAGCGTGACTTGAGAGCCGCTAAACTCAAGCAAGAACAGGACCTATTGGCATGGGGAAAGAAGAATGGCAGAGATAGCTACAAGAAGGCAGTCGATAATATCTCTGCTACGGTAGACAAGCGCAAGGACCTACGCACTCGTCTTTGGTATCTTGAGGAAGGTATTCTCAGAGGTATAGAGTTTGCAGAGGCTCCATTTTTTCCAAAGGAATTGTCAGCTGACTTCTCATCTAAGCCTGACGAAGTGATCAAAATGATCGATAGCCAATATCATAAATTCTATAACAAGGACTATAGTCCTGAGGTAGATCGCAAGATAGCCAAGGCTATGCTGTTGGAATACACCAAGCAGATTGATAAGCAATACTGGCCTGTTGCTTTGCGTGAGGGAATAACTGAGAAGGAGAGTGTTGATGCTTATGTCGATTATATTTTTGATAATTCAGTCTTCGCTTCTGCAGATAAATACAAAAAGTTTGTAAGCGATAAATCCAAATTTGAAGAGACTATCAAGGCTGATCCTATGTCTCGTTTCGCTGAATCAGTGATGAGAGAATATTTTACATTGAAAAAAGAGGTAGCAAAGTATGACGATCCTATCAACCAATCACGTAAAGTATATGTTGGAGGTTTGATGGATCTCAAAGGTCAACCCAACCTATGGCCCGATGCCAACTTTACACTACGCTTTACTTATGGAGAGGTTAAGGGGTATTCCCCTTCAGATGCCATTGATTATGGTCATCAAACTTATCTCAAAGGTGTAATGGAAAAAGAGGATCCCAACAATTGGGAATTTGTAGTAGACAAAAAACTCAAGGATATTTACAACCAAAAGCACTATGGATACTATGGAGGTAAGTATGGCAAGAAAGGACGTTGGGGAGTCATCGCTCCTGACGGTAAAGTCAAGATGCCTGTAGATTTCTGTGCTACCACACATACTACCGGAGGAAACTCAGGAAGTCCTGTCCTTGATGCCCGAGGAAATCTTATCGGTCTCAATTTCGACCGCAACTGGGAAGGTGTAGGTGGAGACATACAATATCTTCCGGACTATCAAAGAAGCATCATCGTTGACATAAGATATGTGTTGATGGTGATACAAGAAATGGGAGGGTGTGAACGT
- a CDS encoding DUF2027 domain-containing protein, translated as MNSVIKKGDKVRFLNTTGGGKVSRVEGSVVWVEDEDGFEIPTPVRECVVVQDNDTFMPAYNPPVLKSHHPQEEVQPSPSSERKSIPRELKRLPYTYLPNHNKLNVYLAYLPLDHHKIGTEPYEAYLVNDSNFTLFYTYLHQQSDGKWILRASGFIEPNIKLFIEEFQASDLNDLDRVCVQIVAYNEDKPFDLKAPEAVQIRPDITKFFKRHSFHENDFFEEDAIVYPLIENDHRNEQTRIKPDELEQAMLSKKHHAPAPARKEKSASLDSNKIVEIDLHINELLDDTSGMSNADILEYQLSKFREVMDDYQGKIGQKIVYIHGKGEGVLRNALEKELKHKYRKCTFQDASFREYGYGATMVTIH; from the coding sequence ATGAATAGTGTCATCAAGAAAGGCGATAAAGTAAGATTTCTTAATACAACCGGAGGAGGCAAGGTCTCTCGTGTCGAAGGTTCCGTTGTTTGGGTAGAGGATGAAGACGGGTTTGAGATACCTACCCCTGTAAGAGAGTGTGTAGTGGTACAAGATAACGATACTTTTATGCCGGCGTACAACCCCCCGGTATTGAAGTCTCATCATCCTCAGGAGGAAGTTCAGCCATCACCCTCGTCCGAGCGCAAATCTATCCCCCGGGAGCTAAAACGCTTGCCCTATACTTATCTTCCTAATCATAATAAACTCAATGTCTATTTAGCTTACCTCCCCCTGGATCACCACAAGATAGGAACAGAGCCTTATGAAGCTTATCTGGTAAACGATAGTAACTTTACACTGTTTTATACCTATCTCCATCAGCAGAGTGACGGTAAGTGGATTTTACGTGCATCAGGGTTCATTGAACCTAATATTAAGCTATTTATTGAGGAGTTTCAAGCTTCAGATCTGAATGATCTTGATAGAGTCTGTGTGCAGATTGTTGCTTATAACGAAGATAAGCCCTTTGATCTCAAGGCTCCTGAAGCTGTACAAATACGACCTGATATTACAAAGTTTTTCAAGCGACATAGCTTTCACGAAAATGATTTCTTTGAGGAAGATGCTATTGTGTATCCACTTATCGAAAATGATCACAGAAATGAGCAAACCCGTATCAAACCTGATGAATTGGAACAAGCTATGCTGTCTAAGAAACATCATGCTCCTGCTCCTGCCCGAAAGGAGAAAAGTGCATCTTTGGATTCTAATAAGATAGTAGAGATAGACTTACACATCAATGAATTATTAGATGATACGTCAGGTATGAGCAATGCTGATATCTTGGAGTATCAGTTGAGCAAGTTTCGTGAGGTAATGGATGACTATCAGGGTAAGATCGGACAGAAGATCGTTTATATCCACGGCAAGGGTGAAGGTGTACTGCGCAATGCTCTCGAAAAAGAGCTCAAGCACAAGTACCGAAAATGTACTTTTCAGGATGCGTCTTTCAGAGAATATGGCTATGGTGCTACTATGGTAACTATACACTGA
- a CDS encoding CYTH domain-containing protein has translation MEIEHKYLVHDMGFVNQSVSVSHIIQGYLVAREGCTVRIRIRDDEAFITVKGKSSENGLSRDEWEYPVPLSDARDMISLCDGHVVSKKRYLVPYREKVWEVDVFEGRHAGLILAELEVETESETFDLPSWIGAEVTGQKQYYNARMALDK, from the coding sequence ATGGAAATCGAACATAAATATCTAGTGCACGATATGGGCTTTGTAAATCAGTCAGTGTCTGTATCTCATATTATACAAGGTTATTTGGTTGCTCGTGAAGGATGTACCGTAAGGATCCGAATCCGTGACGATGAAGCTTTTATTACAGTGAAAGGAAAATCATCGGAAAATGGGCTGTCCCGTGATGAATGGGAATATCCGGTGCCTCTCTCAGATGCTCGTGACATGATTTCACTTTGTGATGGACATGTTGTGAGCAAGAAGCGTTACCTTGTGCCTTATAGAGAAAAGGTATGGGAAGTAGATGTGTTCGAAGGGCGTCATGCCGGGCTTATATTAGCCGAGTTGGAAGTTGAGACGGAATCCGAAACATTTGATTTGCCCTCATGGATAGGGGCAGAAGTCACGGGGCAGAAGCAATATTACAATGCTCGTATGGCTTTGGATAAATAA
- a CDS encoding HAD family hydrolase: MIKNIVFDLGGVLIHLNRDESVRRFEALGVKDADEMLDPYLQSGLFLKLEEGSLSGEEFREALKEHSKLEKLTHDDILYALKGFLEEVCIYKFDFIDKLRKDYRIFILSNTNPYIMEYAEGDDFLPGGRKLSSFAEKVYASYQMKMVKPDKKIFEYMIKDGQIRPEETLFLDDSPANVKIADEMGFITYCPKNYEDWREPLKEILRQHAK; this comes from the coding sequence ATGATAAAAAATATAGTTTTCGATCTCGGTGGGGTGCTTATACACCTCAACAGGGACGAGAGTGTACGTCGCTTTGAAGCTTTAGGTGTCAAGGATGCTGATGAAATGTTGGATCCATATTTACAAAGCGGGCTTTTTCTGAAGTTGGAGGAAGGCTCTCTCTCCGGTGAAGAGTTTAGAGAAGCACTCAAAGAGCATTCCAAACTGGAAAAGCTCACGCATGATGATATACTTTATGCCCTCAAGGGTTTTCTGGAGGAGGTATGCATATATAAGTTTGATTTTATAGACAAACTGCGCAAGGATTATCGAATTTTTATCCTCTCCAACACTAACCCATATATCATGGAATATGCTGAAGGTGATGACTTCCTGCCGGGCGGACGCAAGCTCAGCAGTTTCGCAGAAAAAGTATATGCCTCATATCAAATGAAGATGGTGAAGCCTGACAAGAAAATATTCGAATACATGATAAAAGATGGTCAGATAAGACCAGAGGAAACTCTGTTTCTTGACGACAGTCCGGCCAATGTGAAAATAGCTGATGAGATGGGTTTCATCACTTATTGCCCCAAAAACTATGAAGACTGGCGAGAGCCTTTGAAAGAAATACTCAGGCAACATGCAAAATAA
- a CDS encoding HD domain-containing protein, which yields MDPLEIIKKYYNPESKAYNILVRHSMDVTSMALRIARQHPELHADSQFIAEAAMLHDIGMFLTDAPGIDCHGTEPYIRHGYLGAELLRHEGMAQHAKVCERHTGSGLTKKMIKDRKIDLPEGIYTPQSIEEKIICYADKFYSKSNLEKVKTADKIRISMKKYGDEAVRRFEELDKMFGG from the coding sequence ATGGATCCATTAGAAATTATTAAGAAATACTACAACCCGGAATCCAAAGCCTATAATATACTGGTACGCCACAGCATGGATGTTACCAGCATGGCTCTGAGGATAGCCAGACAACACCCGGAATTGCATGCAGATTCACAATTTATTGCTGAAGCTGCCATGCTTCATGACATAGGAATGTTTCTTACCGATGCCCCGGGCATAGATTGTCACGGAACCGAACCTTATATACGTCATGGATATCTGGGAGCAGAGCTCTTACGACATGAAGGTATGGCACAGCACGCAAAGGTTTGCGAACGCCATACAGGCAGTGGACTGACAAAGAAAATGATCAAGGATAGGAAAATAGATCTTCCCGAAGGAATATATACGCCTCAAAGCATTGAAGAGAAAATAATTTGCTATGCGGATAAGTTCTATTCTAAAAGTAATCTCGAAAAAGTCAAAACAGCCGATAAAATACGAATCAGCATGAAAAAATACGGTGATGAGGCTGTAAGGCGATTCGAAGAGCTTGATAAGATGTTTGGAGGTTAA